A stretch of Gossypium hirsutum isolate 1008001.06 chromosome A06, Gossypium_hirsutum_v2.1, whole genome shotgun sequence DNA encodes these proteins:
- the LOC107962919 gene encoding aspartate aminotransferase, chloroplastic has translation MASTLLSLASATPSASLSFHEINKGKLNRGCMNKEKTNPFIKAKSFGRVSMVVASNVSRFEGITMAPPDPILGVSEAFKADNHELKLNLGVGAYRTEELQPYVLDVVKKADKLLLEKGENREYLPIEGLAAFNKVTAELLFGVDNPVIRQQRVATVQGLSGTGSLRLAAALIERYFPGAKVLISSPTWGNHKNIFNDARVPWSEYRYYDPKTVGLDFEGMIADIKAAPEGSFILLHGCAHNPTGIDPTPEEWRVIADVIQEKNHIPFFDIAYQGFASGSLDTDAASVRMFVARGMEVIAAQSYSKNLGLYAERIGAINVVCSSPEAAARVKSQLKRIARPMYSNPPVHGARIVANIVGDSALFKEWNAEMEMMAGRIKNVRHKLFDSLSSKDKSGKDWSFVLKQIGMFSFTGLNKAQCDNMTNKWHVYMIKDGRISLAGLSLAKCEYLADAIIDSYHNVS, from the exons ATGGCTTCCACACTGCTCTCTTTGGCTTCTGCCACTCCCTCTGCTTCACTTTCTTTTCATGAAATTAACAAG GGAAAATTGAATCGTGGATGCATGAACAAGGAAAAAACCAATCCTTTCATCAAAGCAAAG TCTTTTGGTCGAGTCTCTATGGTTGTGGCTTCCAATGTGTCTCGTTTCGAGGGTATAACAATGGCTCCCCCTGATCCAATTCTTGGGGTGTCTGAAGCTTTCAAAGCAGACAACCATGAGTTGAAACTCAACCTTGGTGTTGGAGCCTATAGAACTGAAGAGCTACAGCCTTATGTGCTTGATGTGGTTAAaaag GCGGATAAGCTTCTACTCGAGAAAGGGGAAAACCGAGAG TATCTCCCAATTGAAGGCTTGGCTGCTTTCAATAAAGTGACTGCGGAATTGTTATTTGGAGTTGACAATCCAGTTATAAGGCAACAAAGG GTTGCAACAGTTCAAGGGCTTTCGGGAACTGGTTCACTTCGGCTGGCTGCAGCTCTCATAGAACGATATTTTCCCGGGGCAAAAGTTCTAATATCATCTCCTACATGGG GTAACCACAAGAACATTTTCAACGATGCTAGGGTTCCATGGTCAGAATACCGATATTACGACCCAAAAACAGTTGGTTTGGATTTTGAGGGGATGATAGCGGACATCAAG GCAGCTCCTGAGGGATCTTTTATTCTTCTTCATGGTTGTGCTCACAACCCAACTGGTATCGATCCAACTCCTGAAGAGTGGAGAGTAATTGCAGATGTCATCCAAGAGAAGAACCATATTCCATTTTTCGATATTGCATACCAG GGGTTTGCAAGTGGAAGCCTGGACACCGATGCAGCTTCTGTGAGGATGTTTGTGGCCCGCGGTATGGAGGTTATTGCTGCTCAATCATACAGTAAAAATCTCGGCCTATATGCAGAAAGGATTGGAGCAATCAATGTTGTTTGTTCATCACCAGAGGCTGCTGCAAG GGTAAAGAGCCAACTGAAAAGAATAGCTCGACCAATGTACTCGAATCCTCCTGTTCATGGGGCGAGAATTGTCGCCAACATTGTTGGGGATTCAGCTCTCTTCAAGGAATGGAATGCGGAGATGGAAATGATGGCAGGGAGAATCAAGAATGTGAGACATAAATTATTTGATAGTCTTTCTTCCAAAGATAAAAGTGGGAAGGATTGGTCTTTCGTTCTTAAGCAGATCGGGATGTTTTCGTTCACAGGCTTAAACAAAGCTCAG TGCGATAATATGACAAACAAGTGGCATGTTTATATGATCAAGGATGGAAGGATATCACTTGCAGGATTATCTTTGGCTAAGTGTGAATATCTAGCTGACGCCATCATTGACTCATACCACAATGTGAGTTAA